From a region of the Gordonia sp. PP30 genome:
- a CDS encoding fumarylacetoacetate hydrolase family protein codes for MTTTHSETAEARAADRLLTALRTGVACTPVRDLIGSDDLPAAYRVQERLTRGRTDAGASIVGRKIGLTSKAVQEQMGVDQPDFGVLFDDMAYDDGARVPIGRLLQPKAEAEVAFVLKSDLADGPLDVAQIAAAVDYGVAAIEICDSRIDGWDIAFADTVADNASSGVYVLGTRHLTLDEFTPVEVGMRMLINGAEVSTGDGAACLGDPLNAVAWLARAARDFGEPLRAGQVILSGALGPMRPLRPGDEVVVEISGLGTVRATFNEGNTHD; via the coding sequence ATGACGACAACCCACAGCGAGACGGCCGAGGCGCGAGCGGCCGACCGGCTGCTGACCGCACTGCGTACCGGGGTCGCGTGTACCCCGGTCCGTGACCTCATCGGCTCCGACGACCTGCCCGCCGCCTACCGGGTCCAGGAACGGCTCACCCGCGGCCGCACCGACGCCGGTGCGTCGATCGTCGGCCGCAAGATCGGGCTGACCAGCAAGGCCGTGCAGGAACAGATGGGCGTCGACCAGCCCGACTTCGGCGTGCTGTTCGACGACATGGCCTACGACGACGGTGCGCGGGTGCCGATCGGGCGGCTGCTACAGCCCAAGGCCGAAGCGGAGGTGGCGTTCGTGCTGAAGTCCGATCTCGCGGACGGGCCGCTCGACGTGGCGCAGATCGCCGCCGCCGTCGACTACGGCGTCGCCGCGATCGAGATCTGCGACTCCCGGATCGACGGCTGGGACATCGCCTTCGCCGACACCGTCGCCGACAACGCGTCGTCCGGCGTCTACGTGCTGGGGACCCGGCACCTGACCCTGGACGAGTTCACGCCGGTCGAGGTCGGCATGCGGATGCTGATCAACGGCGCGGAGGTCTCGACGGGCGACGGCGCCGCCTGCCTCGGCGACCCGCTCAACGCCGTCGCCTGGCTGGCCCGCGCCGCGCGTGATTTCGGCGAACCGCTCCGCGCCGGACAGGTGATCCTCTCCGGCGCCCTCGGCCCGATGCGGCCGCTGCGCCCCGGCGACGAGGTGGTCGTCGAGATCTCCGGCCTCGGCACCGTCCGCGCCACGTTCAACGAAGGAAATACCCATGACTGA